One Balnearium lithotrophicum genomic region harbors:
- a CDS encoding glycosyltransferase family 9 protein gives MKRVLIIQIRQLGDILLSTPLCRALRENLSSVEVHFLTSEIGKSIVLGNPYIDEILTLSEGIVGEVRAVLTTLRNRYDAVIDVQRTGRSRRITLFSLSSRRIAFKKKNFEIGYNVPIEWENRGYTAWERIKLLEGLGVKVRNYQDYLPEFYNFKPVKSLKLDKYAVIVPTARKREKMWEVKNFQEIISFIHRELGIKTVLLYGKGEEEEKKKYKNLQGTIIPERALSIGESASVIKGALFFIGLNSFASHLSISVGTKTIIIDKKHSGWFPPIPLVKEVYGDGKFPNVDSVKKAILELMG, from the coding sequence ATGAAGAGAGTATTAATAATTCAGATAAGACAGTTGGGAGATATTCTGTTATCAACGCCGCTGTGCAGAGCTCTTAGGGAAAATCTTTCAAGTGTTGAGGTTCACTTTCTAACATCAGAAATTGGCAAGAGTATCGTTCTTGGAAACCCCTACATAGACGAGATACTAACGTTAAGTGAAGGGATAGTTGGAGAAGTTAGAGCTGTTTTAACTACATTAAGAAACAGGTACGATGCAGTAATAGACGTTCAAAGAACAGGTAGGTCAAGGAGAATCACGCTGTTCTCCCTTTCTTCAAGGAGAATTGCCTTTAAGAAAAAAAACTTTGAAATTGGATACAACGTACCTATTGAATGGGAAAACAGAGGATACACTGCTTGGGAAAGAATCAAACTCCTTGAGGGATTGGGAGTAAAGGTCAGAAACTATCAGGATTACCTACCAGAGTTTTACAACTTTAAGCCAGTAAAAAGTTTAAAACTCGACAAGTATGCAGTAATAGTTCCGACTGCGAGAAAGAGAGAAAAAATGTGGGAAGTTAAAAATTTCCAAGAAATTATCTCCTTTATTCATAGAGAATTGGGTATTAAAACAGTTCTTCTCTACGGAAAAGGTGAGGAGGAGGAGAAAAAAAAATACAAGAACCTTCAGGGAACTATAATTCCAGAGAGAGCTCTCTCCATAGGTGAATCTGCATCTGTTATTAAGGGAGCTCTCTTCTTTATAGGACTTAACTCTTTCGCCTCCCACCTCTCAATTTCGGTTGGGACAAAGACCATTATCATAGACAAAAAACACTCAGGCTGGTTTCCTCCAATTCCCTTAGTAAAAGAAGTTTACGGAGATGGAAAATTTCCCAATGTAGACAGTGTTAAAAAGGCCATCTTGGAACTAATGGGATAG
- a CDS encoding ABC transporter ATP-binding protein produces MKEFPLWIFRYLKPMKFLVGIAVITLILNALITSYLAYFVKVVVNSVFVEKNERMISVIPLILIFLVFLKGVVFFVNYYSMSYIGQKVIAFLREELYEKVISLPLEVFLKEPPGSFISRILNDTSLLQDFTTRQIATFFRNTLTAIGLVGVVFYQDFQLAVLGFLGLPLIGYVISRIGKRIKKYTDRMQDKLIVVTEHLFEAVKNIREIKLFSLEKKLSESFKRDNDRYIKEFMKIKRTEAIYPPIVELTGALIVGFLIFYGGKRVLAGETTAGAFFSFIIALIMAYEPIRKLGQNYNRIQQSITVAKRIRSVLSLSSEYELKDGDLEIKGDVERIEFKSVSFRYPNSEKRVLENISCLFEKGKKYAIVGRSGSGKSTLASLIPRFYDPTEGRIEVNGVELKRLKLVPYRKRIGMVSQEIILFRGTVRENIAIGKPDATLEEIVEAAKVANIHNDIISLPEGYDTLIGEGGVLFSGGQRQRIAIARAVLKSPDVLILDEATSALDSETEKAIQRAIDEMFKDKILITIAHRLSTILDSDEIIFIKNGKILARGKHKELYSKLPDYKKLVDMQFLSH; encoded by the coding sequence GTGAAGGAATTTCCATTATGGATTTTTCGCTACTTAAAACCTATGAAGTTTCTTGTAGGTATTGCCGTTATTACCCTTATTCTAAATGCCCTTATAACTTCGTATTTGGCCTACTTCGTTAAGGTTGTTGTTAACTCTGTTTTTGTTGAAAAAAATGAGAGAATGATAAGTGTAATTCCGCTAATTCTGATTTTTCTCGTCTTCCTTAAAGGGGTAGTCTTTTTTGTTAACTACTACAGTATGTCCTATATAGGACAAAAGGTTATAGCCTTTTTGAGGGAGGAGCTCTACGAGAAGGTAATATCCTTACCACTTGAAGTATTTCTAAAGGAACCTCCAGGTTCTTTTATTTCAAGAATACTCAACGATACATCGCTCCTTCAGGACTTTACGACGAGGCAGATTGCCACGTTCTTTAGAAACACTCTTACAGCTATAGGTCTTGTAGGAGTTGTTTTCTATCAGGACTTTCAGTTAGCGGTTTTGGGCTTTTTGGGACTTCCTTTAATTGGATACGTTATTTCAAGAATAGGAAAGAGAATAAAGAAGTACACAGATAGGATGCAGGATAAACTAATAGTTGTTACAGAGCATCTTTTTGAGGCCGTAAAGAACATAAGGGAGATAAAGCTCTTTAGCTTGGAAAAAAAACTTTCGGAGTCTTTCAAGAGGGATAACGATAGGTACATAAAAGAGTTTATGAAGATAAAGAGAACGGAAGCAATATACCCTCCTATAGTTGAACTGACCGGAGCTCTCATCGTTGGATTTTTAATTTTCTACGGAGGTAAAAGGGTTTTAGCTGGAGAAACGACAGCAGGGGCTTTCTTCTCCTTCATTATAGCTTTAATAATGGCCTACGAGCCAATAAGGAAGTTGGGGCAGAACTACAATAGAATTCAGCAGTCCATAACTGTGGCCAAAAGAATAAGGTCCGTTCTTTCTCTTTCCAGTGAGTATGAGCTTAAAGATGGAGATTTAGAAATTAAGGGAGATGTAGAAAGGATTGAGTTTAAATCAGTTTCCTTTAGGTATCCAAATTCTGAAAAGAGAGTTTTAGAAAATATCTCTTGCCTGTTTGAAAAGGGAAAGAAGTACGCCATTGTGGGACGTTCCGGCAGTGGAAAGTCAACACTTGCAAGTCTGATTCCAAGGTTCTACGACCCAACAGAAGGAAGGATTGAGGTTAATGGGGTAGAGCTTAAGAGATTGAAGTTAGTCCCTTACAGGAAGAGAATAGGAATGGTTTCACAGGAGATTATTCTCTTTAGGGGAACTGTAAGGGAAAACATAGCAATAGGAAAACCAGATGCAACACTTGAAGAGATTGTCGAAGCAGCTAAAGTAGCAAACATACACAACGATATTATCTCACTCCCAGAAGGTTATGATACCCTAATTGGTGAAGGGGGAGTTCTCTTTTCTGGAGGGCAGAGACAGAGAATAGCAATTGCAAGGGCGGTTTTAAAAAGTCCAGACGTTTTAATCTTGGATGAGGCTACAAGTGCTCTTGATTCTGAAACTGAAAAGGCAATTCAAAGGGCAATTGATGAAATGTTCAAGGACAAAATTTTGATAACAATAGCCCACAGGCTCTCAACAATATTAGACAGTGACGAAATAATATTTATAAAAAACGGGAAAATCCTGGCAAGGGGAAAGCATAAAGAACTCTACTCTAAACTCCCTGACTATAAGAAGTTGGTCGATATGCAGTTTCTATCCCATTAG
- a CDS encoding polysaccharide deacetylase family protein — MGFVVLLYHRVHPELGLSPKIFRKQMEFLKNHFNLIKLENLQNSKKFPSAMVTFDDGFSDFLFYAFPILKELSIPAVLFVSPDRVLDTKGIRTSAEDSNVSTYDAFKNSFLRGDNSPFLSWGELRYLESTGLVSVESHGLTHRAVLGKGKPYKEGKDWRIFSLPEDERKRVKEGTELTSILVSEKGKSEEELRLSKGILEEKLGKKVKALAWPWGIYSERAVKVARSLGYEFCFTTERGFNRGNYCRIKRLAVGNKKGMFWFRTRSLLYSL, encoded by the coding sequence ATGGGATTTGTTGTTCTTCTTTACCATAGAGTTCATCCAGAGTTGGGACTTTCTCCTAAGATATTTAGGAAACAGATGGAATTTTTAAAAAATCACTTTAACTTAATTAAACTTGAAAACCTACAGAACTCTAAAAAGTTCCCTTCAGCTATGGTAACTTTTGATGATGGATTTTCAGACTTTCTGTTCTATGCCTTTCCCATCTTAAAGGAGCTCTCCATTCCAGCAGTTCTCTTTGTTTCACCCGATAGGGTTTTGGACACTAAAGGGATAAGGACATCTGCTGAGGATTCTAACGTTTCAACTTACGATGCCTTTAAAAATTCATTTTTGAGAGGAGACAACTCTCCTTTTTTGTCTTGGGGAGAGCTCCGCTACTTAGAGTCAACAGGGCTTGTTTCTGTAGAGTCGCACGGACTTACCCACAGAGCAGTTTTAGGAAAAGGAAAGCCTTATAAAGAGGGTAAGGACTGGAGGATATTTTCTCTACCGGAGGATGAGAGGAAAAGGGTAAAGGAGGGAACTGAACTTACAAGTATTTTAGTTTCAGAAAAAGGAAAGTCTGAAGAGGAGTTAAGGCTTTCTAAAGGAATTTTAGAGGAGAAACTTGGGAAAAAGGTAAAAGCTCTCGCATGGCCCTGGGGAATTTACAGTGAAAGAGCAGTTAAAGTTGCCAGGAGTTTAGGTTACGAGTTTTGTTTTACAACAGAGAGGGGATTTAATAGAGGTAACTATTGCAGAATAAAGAGACTTGCAGTTGGTAACAAAAAGGGTATGTTTTGGTTTAGAACTCGTAGCTTACTTTACTCTCTGTAG